From a single Miscanthus floridulus cultivar M001 chromosome 8, ASM1932011v1, whole genome shotgun sequence genomic region:
- the LOC136472109 gene encoding probable metal-nicotianamine transporter YSL12, translated as MGCVIAPCVFRLFYKAFTDIGISGSEYPAPYAIVYRNMAILGVDGFSSLPKNCLTLCYIFFAAAIVVNLIRDLVPKKVARFIPLPMAMAIPFYIGSYFAIDMFVGTVILFVWQMISRAKADAFGPAVASGLICGDGIWTLPQSILALAKVKPPICMKFLSRSVNAQVDGFLEN; from the coding sequence ATGGGCTGTGTCATCGCGCCCTGCGTCTTCCGGCTCTTCTACAAGGCCTTCACCGACATCGGCATCAGCGGCAGCGAGTACCCAGCGCCATACGCCATCGTGTACCGGAACATGGCCATCCTCGGCGTGGACGGCTTCTCGTCGCTCCCCAAGAACTGCCTCACCCTCTGCTACATCTTCTTCGCGGCGGCCATCGTCGTGAACCTGATTAGGGACCTGGTGCCGAAGAAGGTCGCCAGGTTCATCCCGCTGCCGATGGCCATGGCGATCCCGTTCTACATCGGGTCCTACTTCGCCATCGACATGTTTGTCGGCACCGTGATCCTCTTCGTGTGGCAGATGATCAGCAGGGCCAAAGCCGACGCCTTCGGACCTGCGGTTGCGTCAGGGCTGATCTGCGGCGATGGCATCTGGACCCTGCCGCAGTCCATTCTTGCGCTCGCCAAGGTGAAGCCGCCGATCTGCATGAAGTTCCTGTCCAGGTCGGTGAACGCCCAAGTGGACGGCTTCCTCGAAAATTAA